One Rossellomorea aquimaris DNA window includes the following coding sequences:
- a CDS encoding ABC transporter permease: MNHESIKQKHLEYIQSIKKEQRWVWFYQALIFLVFFSLWEIASRNSWIDPLIFSSPSKIWKLFLVKLGDGSLLANLSVTLGETIIGFILGTLLGTLLAALLWWSPFLSKVLDPYLVILNAMPKVALGPILIVGLGPGFTSIIAMGTVISVIITTIVVYTSFREVDPNYLKVMQTFGARRGQMFKEVILPASFPTIISTLKVNVGLSWVGVIVGEFLVSAKGLGYMIIYGFQVFNFTLVLLSLLVIAVFATIMYKLVEQLEKKLIKS; the protein is encoded by the coding sequence TTGAATCACGAATCGATTAAACAAAAACACCTTGAATACATTCAATCAATTAAGAAAGAACAGCGATGGGTTTGGTTTTATCAAGCTCTTATTTTCCTTGTGTTCTTCTCTCTTTGGGAAATCGCGAGCCGAAACAGCTGGATAGATCCACTCATTTTCAGCTCACCCTCAAAAATATGGAAGCTGTTTCTCGTAAAACTAGGGGATGGAAGCCTTCTGGCCAACCTTTCTGTCACACTCGGTGAAACCATCATCGGATTCATTCTCGGTACTTTACTTGGAACCCTTTTAGCCGCTTTATTATGGTGGTCACCATTTCTTTCTAAAGTATTGGACCCTTATCTCGTGATCCTGAATGCCATGCCAAAAGTAGCCCTCGGTCCGATATTAATTGTGGGGCTGGGACCCGGCTTCACATCGATCATCGCCATGGGTACCGTCATTTCCGTCATCATTACCACGATTGTTGTGTATACTTCCTTCAGGGAAGTGGACCCGAATTATTTAAAGGTGATGCAGACCTTCGGAGCAAGAAGGGGGCAAATGTTCAAAGAAGTCATTCTCCCTGCCTCTTTCCCGACCATCATCTCGACACTGAAAGTCAACGTGGGCTTATCATGGGTCGGGGTCATCGTAGGAGAATTCCTTGTTTCCGCCAAGGGGCTTGGGTATATGATCATTTATGGTTTCCAGGTCTTTAACTTTACCCTTGTCCTGCTATCCCTGCTTGTCATTGCCGTATTCGCTACCATTATGTATAAGCTGGTTGAACAGCTCGAAAAGAAGTTGATCAAATCATAA
- the ytkD gene encoding nucleoside triphosphatase YtkD: MEQFIDENGKRVELSFEKGRFQQESHHVLILCRYKENWLLTRHKKRGLEFPGGKREKGETLEEAAIRETYEETGGVIKLPLCIGEYKVYDHSPFIKTIFFAEAEGIISKEDYLETEGAVLWNGDFSNIRDDPSFSFIMKDQVVDLALKRIRDLNLMI, encoded by the coding sequence GTGGAACAGTTTATCGACGAAAATGGGAAGAGAGTAGAATTATCCTTTGAAAAGGGCAGGTTTCAACAAGAATCACACCATGTGTTAATTCTATGCCGTTACAAAGAGAACTGGTTGTTAACACGGCATAAAAAAAGGGGTCTGGAGTTTCCCGGGGGTAAGCGGGAAAAAGGAGAAACCCTTGAGGAAGCTGCGATACGTGAAACGTATGAGGAGACAGGGGGAGTGATCAAGTTGCCGTTATGCATAGGGGAATATAAGGTATATGATCACTCACCATTTATCAAAACGATTTTCTTTGCTGAAGCAGAGGGGATCATAAGCAAGGAAGATTATCTGGAAACAGAAGGAGCCGTCCTTTGGAATGGAGATTTCTCCAACATTCGTGACGATCCTTCCTTTAGTTTCATCATGAAAGATCAAGTGGTGGACTTGGCTCTCAAAAGAATAAGGGATCTCAACCTTATGATTTGA
- a CDS encoding hydrolase → MNEERHDYYIEVATGEISRSSTDSEWNFKISATDEEITQLREVFDSNHSVDWQNFYRAHVPYIQYHFDRENDAYDENLHQVYEMIHRLGDDEAKKFIESIGILDSEPHEDPE, encoded by the coding sequence ATGAACGAAGAACGACACGATTATTATATTGAAGTAGCCACTGGTGAGATTTCAAGAAGCTCTACAGATTCCGAATGGAACTTTAAGATATCTGCAACAGATGAGGAAATCACCCAGCTGCGGGAAGTGTTCGATTCCAATCACTCAGTCGATTGGCAGAACTTCTATCGTGCGCATGTCCCTTATATTCAATATCATTTTGACCGGGAAAATGATGCATATGATGAAAACCTGCATCAAGTGTATGAAATGATTCATCGTCTTGGAGATGATGAAGCGAAGAAATTCATCGAAAGTATCGGTATATTGGATTCAGAGCCTCATGAGGATCCAGAGTAA
- a CDS encoding phage holin family protein: protein MEKSMLFVGSGLGAIILNLFGEWNSLLTILLIAVTLDYFTGMIASGIEGKLSSKFGLRGIGRKVLIFSLVTVAHLIDTILTNQHFIRNATIIFYLCNEMISIIENVGRAGVPVPEFLRKAVEVLKKKSK from the coding sequence TTGGAAAAAAGTATGCTGTTCGTTGGATCGGGACTGGGTGCAATCATTTTAAATTTATTTGGGGAATGGAATTCGCTGTTGACCATTTTGTTAATTGCCGTGACTTTGGATTATTTTACAGGGATGATTGCAAGTGGGATTGAAGGAAAGTTATCCAGCAAATTCGGTTTGAGAGGGATTGGACGGAAAGTGCTGATTTTCTCCCTTGTCACGGTTGCCCACCTTATTGATACTATACTAACAAATCAACACTTTATTCGTAATGCCACAATTATTTTTTACTTATGTAATGAAATGATATCAATCATAGAAAATGTAGGACGTGCAGGAGTACCTGTACCGGAGTTTCTCAGGAAAGCGGTAGAAGTCTTAAAGAAGAAATCGAAGTGA
- a CDS encoding DUF6154 family protein: MKLIEEIYEMYRGRIKGTDEDLDLIALTILEDTSRNELLELIQEMETEELQYFFRLYIFETLKEKWSNSEERVRLEKKSLH, translated from the coding sequence ATGAAGTTAATCGAAGAAATTTATGAAATGTACCGTGGAAGGATCAAAGGTACCGACGAAGACTTAGACCTCATTGCCCTTACAATCTTAGAAGATACCTCTAGGAACGAGCTACTGGAACTTATTCAGGAAATGGAAACAGAAGAATTACAATACTTCTTCCGCTTATACATATTTGAAACACTAAAAGAAAAATGGTCCAACAGCGAAGAACGGGTCAGACTTGAGAAAAAGAGCCTCCACTAA
- the ytzI gene encoding YtzI protein produces MSVTLVLIIAVAICILVIFVSALTTSKAYTAVKHTVDPLEDNPHLEKMKQEEEKQDK; encoded by the coding sequence ATGTCAGTAACTCTTGTCCTGATCATTGCTGTTGCTATTTGTATCTTAGTGATATTTGTAAGTGCCCTTACGACTTCCAAAGCATATACAGCGGTTAAACATACAGTCGATCCACTTGAAGATAATCCTCACTTGGAAAAGATGAAACAAGAAGAGGAAAAGCAAGACAAATAA
- a CDS encoding S-ribosylhomocysteine lyase, whose product MPSVESFELDHNAVKAPFVRHCGVHKVGSDGLINKFDIRFCQPNKQAMKPDSIHTLEHLLAFTIRKYAEPYAHFDIIDISPMGCQTGYYLVVSGEPKVEEIIDLLNDTMKEAVEIEEIPAANEKQCGQAKLHDLEGAKKLMRFWLSQSNEELKQVFA is encoded by the coding sequence ATGCCATCAGTAGAAAGTTTTGAATTAGATCATAATGCAGTAAAAGCACCTTTTGTGAGACATTGTGGTGTCCATAAAGTAGGTAGCGATGGACTTATCAACAAGTTTGATATTCGTTTCTGTCAGCCAAACAAACAAGCGATGAAGCCTGATTCCATTCATACTCTTGAGCATTTGTTAGCCTTCACCATCCGTAAATACGCAGAGCCATATGCTCATTTCGATATTATTGATATCTCCCCGATGGGATGCCAGACTGGCTACTATCTGGTCGTCAGCGGAGAGCCGAAAGTGGAAGAAATAATCGACCTTTTAAACGATACGATGAAAGAAGCGGTCGAGATAGAAGAAATTCCGGCAGCCAATGAAAAGCAATGCGGCCAAGCGAAGCTCCATGATTTAGAAGGGGCAAAGAAATTAATGCGTTTCTGGCTAAGCCAAAGTAATGAAGAGCTAAAGCAGGTTTTTGCATAA
- the yidD gene encoding membrane protein insertion efficiency factor YidD → MKRLLLFIFKVYQRVISPLKPPTCRFYPTCSHYGVQAVSRFGALRGGWLTVKRILKCHPFHPGGIDHVPEEWPSKNTNHSD, encoded by the coding sequence ATGAAAAGGTTATTGTTATTTATATTTAAGGTGTACCAACGGGTCATCTCTCCCCTCAAGCCCCCCACTTGCCGGTTTTATCCAACCTGTTCCCATTATGGTGTGCAGGCAGTGAGTCGGTTCGGTGCATTACGTGGAGGATGGTTGACAGTAAAACGGATCTTGAAATGCCACCCTTTTCACCCTGGTGGAATTGATCACGTGCCAGAAGAATGGCCTTCTAAAAATACGAATCATTCCGACTAG
- a CDS encoding zinc ABC transporter substrate-binding protein: MNYIRMSLFLLLILVLSACGASSEQEEGKNKEKLEVYTTVYPLEDFTKKIGGEHVDVESIYPPGADEHTFEPSQKDMIKMADGDVFFYIGMGLEGFVEGSKSILENEDVVVVPTSEHVELNHEEDHSEESAEEHEEHGDSHEDDHGDEHNHDVDPHLWLDPVYSKEMAKTIADTLSKEMPEHEKDFQANLESLTKELDALDAEFKDMAENSPKKTFYVSHAAYSYWEERYGLHQEAIAGLNTADEPSQQELKKIIEKGKEDNVQYILFEQNVSSRLTEVVQNELGAKALHLHNLSVLTEEDRNNEEDYFSLMKKNIKTLEQTLQ, translated from the coding sequence TTGAACTATATTCGTATGAGTTTATTTTTATTATTGATTTTAGTATTATCCGCTTGCGGAGCCTCTTCTGAGCAGGAAGAAGGCAAAAATAAAGAGAAATTGGAAGTGTACACTACCGTGTATCCACTGGAGGATTTCACGAAAAAAATCGGAGGGGAACATGTAGATGTGGAAAGCATTTATCCTCCAGGTGCCGATGAGCATACGTTTGAACCTTCTCAAAAAGATATGATTAAAATGGCTGATGGAGATGTTTTCTTCTACATCGGTATGGGACTTGAAGGATTCGTTGAAGGATCGAAATCGATTCTAGAAAACGAAGATGTAGTCGTTGTACCGACCAGTGAACATGTTGAATTGAATCATGAAGAAGACCATAGTGAAGAAAGTGCGGAAGAGCATGAGGAACACGGAGACTCTCACGAGGACGATCACGGCGATGAGCACAACCATGACGTGGATCCTCATCTTTGGTTGGATCCGGTGTACTCTAAAGAAATGGCGAAAACCATTGCAGATACACTTTCAAAAGAAATGCCGGAACATGAGAAAGATTTCCAAGCGAACCTTGAATCGTTAACGAAAGAATTAGATGCGCTGGACGCCGAGTTTAAGGACATGGCAGAAAATTCGCCAAAGAAAACCTTCTACGTTTCTCATGCTGCTTATAGCTATTGGGAAGAACGCTACGGACTGCATCAAGAAGCCATCGCCGGATTGAATACAGCTGATGAGCCTTCGCAGCAAGAGCTTAAGAAGATCATTGAAAAAGGGAAAGAAGACAATGTTCAATACATCCTCTTTGAACAAAACGTTTCTTCCCGTCTAACAGAAGTCGTACAAAACGAATTGGGTGCAAAAGCCCTTCACCTCCACAATTTATCTGTCCTTACCGAAGAAGACAGAAACAATGAAGAAGATTATTTTTCACTCATGAAGAAGAACATCAAGACGTTGGAACAGACATTACAATAG
- a CDS encoding cytochrome ubiquinol oxidase subunit I: protein MDELVIARSLFGTTMAFHIIFATLGVGIPLMILVAEIMYQRTNDLDYSVMAKRWTKAFAVLLGVGIPTGTIAGVQLSLLWPGFMEVIGRVMALPFQIEIYAFFVEALFMSIYVYAANRIAPWMRIVSLVLVAIGGLASAVLITNVHAFEGTPAGFEMVNGEITNVDPWKAFFNPSFFVTAGHVALSAYVVGSFTIATVSAFKMLRTSFGSRIYKFHQKSLMICLLVGGVFSFFTAINGHESAQMLHEYQPEKLAAAEGLFETQTHAPLAIGGFTDPVNQEVKWGIEIPWALSFLAGNSFDTEVIGLNDFPKEYWPPLFVHTLFNAMVGIGSLLILLSLIAYVWNKLLKKDRFPKWLMWSFVASGPLSILAIEFGWIFACTGRQPWTIYRILSTEDSVTTTGNLAVLFVLFVSVYAILAVSVVLVLLYYFKRNPPEKDINKAEGNNKDIPLST, encoded by the coding sequence ATGGATGAATTAGTAATTGCTCGTTCCTTGTTTGGTACTACAATGGCCTTTCATATCATTTTTGCCACACTCGGAGTCGGTATTCCGTTAATGATTCTAGTTGCAGAAATTATGTATCAGCGGACGAATGATCTGGACTATTCCGTGATGGCAAAACGCTGGACGAAGGCGTTCGCCGTGCTGTTGGGGGTAGGTATTCCTACAGGAACGATTGCGGGTGTTCAATTGTCCCTCCTGTGGCCTGGATTCATGGAGGTTATCGGACGGGTGATGGCACTGCCGTTCCAAATCGAAATCTATGCGTTTTTTGTTGAAGCGTTATTTATGTCTATTTATGTGTATGCGGCGAATCGGATCGCTCCATGGATGAGAATCGTGAGTCTTGTCCTGGTCGCCATCGGTGGACTTGCATCAGCTGTATTAATCACGAATGTGCATGCTTTTGAAGGGACACCTGCTGGATTTGAAATGGTGAACGGAGAAATCACCAACGTGGATCCTTGGAAAGCCTTCTTTAATCCAAGCTTTTTCGTAACTGCGGGGCATGTAGCCTTATCTGCTTATGTCGTGGGGTCATTTACGATTGCTACAGTCTCTGCATTTAAGATGCTCCGAACTTCATTTGGGTCAAGAATTTATAAATTTCATCAAAAATCCCTTATGATTTGTTTATTAGTCGGAGGTGTCTTCTCCTTCTTCACAGCGATTAATGGGCATGAATCTGCTCAAATGCTTCATGAATATCAGCCTGAGAAACTGGCTGCGGCTGAGGGGTTGTTTGAGACCCAAACCCATGCCCCGCTTGCGATTGGAGGGTTCACGGATCCTGTCAATCAGGAAGTGAAATGGGGTATCGAAATCCCTTGGGCCCTTAGTTTCCTTGCTGGAAACAGCTTCGACACGGAGGTTATCGGCTTAAACGACTTCCCTAAAGAGTATTGGCCGCCTCTCTTCGTTCATACGTTATTCAACGCAATGGTGGGAATAGGATCTCTGCTCATTTTACTTTCCCTCATTGCCTACGTATGGAACAAATTATTGAAAAAAGACCGGTTCCCTAAATGGTTGATGTGGTCGTTTGTAGCCAGCGGTCCCCTATCGATCTTAGCCATCGAATTCGGATGGATTTTCGCTTGTACGGGCCGTCAACCTTGGACGATTTACCGCATTCTCAGTACAGAGGACTCGGTTACCACGACAGGAAACTTAGCCGTTCTGTTCGTTCTGTTCGTTTCGGTTTATGCGATTTTGGCCGTGTCCGTGGTTCTTGTTCTATTATATTACTTCAAACGGAATCCGCCTGAAAAGGACATCAACAAAGCGGAAGGAAATAATAAGGATATTCCTCTATCCACATAA
- a CDS encoding cytochrome d ubiquinol oxidase subunit II, which yields MTQALIAITILWGFVFIYAVMATMDFGAGFWSMIYINHDKTKATNIANRYLSPTWEVTNTFIVALVVAVYSMFPGAAYSLGTVLLIPGSLILLLLALRSAFLVFSHVADDYRKPLTYVTGITGLLIPGLLISVLPISHGPYIDFEDGQTLLLGKLFTSPHEYAFFGFAVASTLFLSSLLLADYSKASKEFEAFKVYRRDAMIIGPISVVMAFFIMFTMKNEASWIYERMMEDQILLWVSLIGFLVAGGALFLPTNKEGMKGMPRVAVIAVTFQYVLASYVYGKAHLPYIIYPEVTIQSGFTDPNSFKAVFITYIVGFIILFPGFVYFWSLFMNDKRYLRQKSE from the coding sequence ATGACACAAGCATTGATTGCCATCACGATACTATGGGGATTCGTCTTTATTTATGCCGTCATGGCAACGATGGATTTCGGGGCCGGCTTTTGGTCGATGATCTACATTAATCATGACAAAACAAAAGCAACCAATATCGCCAACCGGTACCTGTCCCCAACATGGGAAGTCACGAATACATTCATTGTTGCCCTGGTAGTGGCAGTGTATAGTATGTTTCCCGGAGCAGCCTATTCATTAGGGACGGTGCTGCTCATCCCGGGAAGTTTAATCCTGCTGCTTCTGGCTCTTCGAAGTGCATTTCTGGTATTCTCTCACGTGGCAGATGATTACAGGAAGCCATTGACCTATGTAACAGGGATTACAGGCTTACTGATTCCAGGTCTGCTCATCAGCGTACTTCCCATCTCTCACGGCCCGTACATCGATTTTGAAGACGGACAAACTCTTCTTCTAGGGAAGCTGTTTACGAGTCCGCATGAATATGCCTTCTTCGGATTTGCCGTTGCCAGTACGTTATTTCTTTCATCCTTACTTCTTGCTGACTACTCCAAAGCTTCCAAGGAATTTGAAGCTTTTAAAGTGTATCGGCGAGATGCCATGATCATCGGTCCAATCTCTGTAGTAATGGCGTTCTTCATTATGTTCACTATGAAAAATGAAGCGTCTTGGATATATGAAAGAATGATGGAAGATCAGATTTTGTTATGGGTCTCCTTAATCGGCTTCCTGGTTGCCGGGGGAGCACTATTTCTACCCACCAATAAAGAGGGCATGAAGGGGATGCCCCGTGTGGCTGTCATCGCCGTGACCTTTCAATATGTACTGGCAAGCTATGTATACGGTAAAGCCCACCTGCCCTATATCATCTACCCGGAAGTCACGATCCAGTCCGGATTCACGGATCCCAACTCGTTTAAGGCTGTGTTCATCACTTACATCGTCGGATTCATCATCCTGTTTCCCGGGTTTGTCTACTTTTGGAGTTTATTTATGAATGATAAACGATATTTGAGGCAAAAAAGTGAATGA
- a CDS encoding 3-ketoacyl-ACP reductase, with product MAQSIDGKIAYITGAARGIGKATALELAREGVHVGLIARTESTLEQVAEEARSLGVKASLAVADISDMEQVEIAISKLKNELGPADILINNAGIGTYGPFLEIDPADWKRTFEVNVFGTYHVTRAVLPQLIEKNRGDIINISSSSGLKGTAKSTAYSGSKFAVQGMTEALMQEVRPHNIRVMTLNPSLVATDLTFRDKLDEADIEKYMQPQDLAEHMVSQLKLHPRIFIKQSLQWATNPF from the coding sequence GTGGCACAATCGATTGATGGTAAAATCGCTTATATTACGGGTGCTGCCCGGGGAATCGGAAAGGCAACGGCATTGGAGCTTGCACGTGAAGGAGTTCATGTCGGGTTGATCGCCCGTACAGAAAGTACACTGGAACAAGTGGCAGAGGAAGCGAGATCTCTCGGTGTGAAAGCCAGTTTGGCTGTAGCTGATATCTCAGATATGGAGCAAGTGGAAATAGCCATTTCGAAACTAAAAAATGAACTCGGTCCAGCCGATATCCTGATCAATAATGCCGGTATCGGAACGTACGGCCCTTTTCTTGAAATCGATCCGGCAGATTGGAAGAGAACCTTTGAAGTCAACGTATTTGGAACGTATCATGTGACGCGTGCCGTCCTGCCTCAGCTTATCGAGAAAAACCGCGGGGATATCATCAATATTTCTTCCAGCAGCGGATTGAAAGGGACGGCAAAAAGTACGGCTTACAGTGGTTCTAAATTTGCCGTTCAAGGGATGACAGAAGCGTTGATGCAGGAAGTCCGTCCACATAATATCCGTGTCATGACTTTGAACCCAAGCCTGGTGGCAACGGATCTTACCTTTAGGGATAAGCTCGATGAAGCGGACATAGAAAAATACATGCAGCCGCAGGATTTAGCGGAACATATGGTTTCTCAGCTGAAATTACACCCCCGCATCTTTATCAAGCAGTCTCTTCAGTGGGCGACGAATCCATTTTAA
- a CDS encoding VOC family protein encodes MKLGAFSVSLSVKDINKSKAFYEKLGFQTLGGEIAQNWLIMKNESTVIGLFEGMFDKNILTFNPGWDQNAENLDSFTDIRDLQKQLKEQGVKILTEADESSDGPASFTIEDPDGNPILVDQHR; translated from the coding sequence ATGAAACTAGGTGCATTTTCTGTAAGCTTAAGTGTTAAAGACATTAATAAATCAAAAGCATTTTATGAAAAACTTGGATTTCAAACTTTGGGAGGGGAAATTGCCCAAAATTGGCTGATCATGAAGAATGAAAGTACTGTTATCGGTCTGTTTGAAGGAATGTTTGACAAGAACATCCTGACCTTTAATCCAGGTTGGGACCAAAATGCCGAAAATCTTGATTCATTTACGGACATTCGGGACCTTCAAAAGCAGCTGAAAGAACAAGGGGTAAAAATATTGACTGAAGCAGATGAATCAAGTGATGGCCCTGCAAGTTTCACGATTGAAGATCCTGATGGCAATCCGATTCTTGTGGATCAACACAGATAA
- a CDS encoding helix-turn-helix transcriptional regulator, producing MVFGEKLKSERKSRGWSQEELAERLFVSRQSVSKWETGQNYPSIEIIIKVSDLFGVTIDELLRSDEELTEKVIKDSKQLAHPKLKSMFEFLFLIGAVFLLAKIGIFLVNKFTAFDIPLIGNAFIWNFGPLILMIGGGIGTDVLKEKYIED from the coding sequence ATGGTCTTTGGAGAGAAATTAAAAAGTGAGAGAAAGAGTAGAGGCTGGTCCCAGGAAGAATTAGCAGAAAGGCTTTTTGTCAGTCGGCAATCGGTTTCAAAGTGGGAGACTGGTCAGAATTATCCCAGCATTGAAATCATCATTAAAGTAAGTGATCTGTTCGGAGTGACAATCGATGAATTGTTGAGGAGTGATGAGGAATTGACAGAGAAAGTAATCAAGGATAGTAAGCAATTGGCGCATCCAAAATTAAAATCGATGTTTGAATTTCTATTTTTAATTGGTGCAGTTTTCTTGTTGGCCAAAATAGGGATTTTTCTTGTCAATAAATTTACTGCTTTTGATATACCTTTGATTGGAAATGCGTTTATTTGGAACTTTGGACCGTTGATCTTAATGATAGGAGGCGGGATCGGTACGGATGTTCTTAAAGAAAAATATATAGAAGATTAA
- the menC gene encoding o-succinylbenzoate synthase, with protein sequence MKIKSITLHIISMPLKKPFVTHLQTVEKREGIIVEVQDIDGLIGLGEGVAFSTPWYSEETVKTSYHMLKDVLIPLVYNNPFQHPEEIGNRFAAVRGNSMAKAAVEMALWDLYARQQNVPLWEMMGGTRSEILAGAVVGADSVKEMIQQAGDLVQEGYQRIKLKISPGADVENVKELRDHFPSLSLLADANSAYSLEDKSRLQALDEFGLEMIEQPLGVDDLVEHSLLQKELHTPICLDESIVTPHDMKSAIHLNSCGVVNIKLGRVGGYTSALEIYRLCQENHIKVWCGGMIEFGVSRAHNLALATLEGFSIPGDISSSSKYWEEDIIASPIVVKNGVVERLDGPGIGVELNRKRLGHVTIDKETFNK encoded by the coding sequence ATGAAGATTAAATCCATTACGCTTCACATCATATCGATGCCATTGAAAAAGCCCTTTGTGACCCATCTGCAAACCGTTGAAAAACGGGAAGGGATCATTGTTGAGGTTCAAGATATCGACGGATTGATTGGACTGGGAGAAGGGGTTGCTTTTTCCACACCGTGGTATTCAGAAGAAACCGTGAAAACTTCCTATCATATGCTTAAGGATGTACTCATTCCTCTAGTATACAACAACCCATTTCAACACCCAGAAGAAATCGGAAACAGATTCGCAGCCGTTCGGGGAAATTCAATGGCGAAGGCTGCAGTTGAAATGGCTTTATGGGATCTCTATGCAAGGCAGCAGAACGTTCCACTCTGGGAGATGATGGGGGGGACGCGTTCTGAAATTCTTGCCGGCGCCGTAGTGGGGGCCGACTCCGTGAAAGAGATGATCCAGCAGGCTGGAGATCTTGTGCAAGAAGGGTATCAACGCATAAAGCTGAAAATCTCTCCTGGAGCGGATGTGGAGAATGTGAAAGAGTTAAGGGACCATTTTCCTTCGCTTTCTCTTCTGGCAGATGCGAACTCAGCCTATTCACTTGAAGACAAAAGCCGGCTTCAAGCATTGGATGAGTTTGGTCTGGAGATGATCGAACAGCCTTTGGGAGTTGACGATTTAGTAGAACATTCTCTTTTACAAAAAGAGTTACATACTCCGATTTGTTTGGATGAAAGCATTGTAACCCCACATGATATGAAGAGTGCCATCCATTTAAATAGCTGCGGAGTGGTCAATATCAAGCTTGGAAGAGTCGGAGGTTACACAAGTGCTTTGGAAATCTACCGATTGTGCCAGGAGAATCACATCAAAGTATGGTGCGGGGGCATGATCGAGTTTGGGGTTTCACGGGCTCATAATCTGGCCCTTGCCACTCTCGAGGGATTCTCGATTCCCGGGGATATTTCCTCCTCCTCAAAATATTGGGAAGAAGATATCATCGCTTCTCCCATCGTTGTGAAAAATGGTGTTGTTGAACGTCTGGATGGTCCTGGGATAGGTGTGGAGTTGAATAGAAAACGGTTAGGTCATGTGACAATAGATAAAGAAACGTTTAACAAGTGA